In Kordia antarctica, the following proteins share a genomic window:
- a CDS encoding SWIM zinc finger family protein → MNIPLNEFEQHISETILKRGYNYYVNGHVQPLEFIDNHTIETIVNGSEDYNVKLHLEKEIIKDVFCDCPYDQGVFCKHIVASLLELQSDAMNLTKEKPKKERKKRGKNIVTQIKEILNALTEKELYDLVLETAKENKEFRNSIISKHALKNDTVDLSTYERIIKDLIRTHKGRYGYIEYRSATKIGNEVYKFIEQAAQFLEEEKYENTSIICQAIINVMIPGLHEVDDSSGVFHSRIDDALELLSQINVKKIDEKFRTTLFKYLTQASKKEAFYGWGYEEIFIDIAVELIKTNDERKILEAAIKYNMKDQYDIERYTMVLYKIIKKIDGEAAGNNYLQEHILLPEFREIIVKDLIVQKEYKKAKSILLEGIQINKEQRRIVHNWKEQLVVIAQTENNRSDILKWARELYIKHSDHKKQYSVLKSQYASEDWQVEVNALIVALEKESRNSSSEICRVLNIENRIDDLYKYIIFQKTSNFYFHTHINLLQSFESSLKEEYSAEIIHEYTEHVYDNLQRNTGRTHYKDACKMILKIKNLKGDVKTIAANLRDLHKRKPALLDELSKIYL, encoded by the coding sequence ATGAATATCCCGTTAAACGAATTTGAACAACATATTAGTGAAACAATACTAAAAAGAGGTTACAACTATTATGTTAACGGACATGTGCAACCGCTGGAATTTATAGATAATCACACTATAGAAACTATTGTAAATGGTTCTGAAGATTATAATGTAAAGCTACATCTTGAAAAAGAGATTATAAAAGATGTTTTTTGCGATTGCCCTTACGATCAAGGCGTTTTTTGCAAACATATTGTGGCATCTTTACTTGAATTGCAATCTGACGCTATGAATCTTACTAAAGAAAAGCCAAAAAAGGAAAGAAAAAAAAGAGGTAAAAACATAGTTACTCAAATTAAAGAGATTCTCAATGCGCTTACTGAAAAAGAATTGTATGATTTAGTACTAGAAACAGCAAAAGAAAACAAAGAGTTTCGCAATAGTATTATTTCTAAACATGCATTAAAAAATGATACTGTTGATCTAAGTACATACGAAAGAATTATAAAAGATTTAATCCGAACTCATAAAGGCAGATATGGATATATTGAATACAGAAGTGCTACAAAAATCGGAAATGAAGTTTATAAGTTTATAGAGCAAGCTGCGCAATTTCTTGAGGAAGAAAAATATGAAAACACCAGTATTATTTGTCAAGCAATTATAAATGTAATGATTCCAGGGTTGCATGAAGTTGATGATTCGTCAGGAGTATTTCATTCTCGAATAGATGATGCTTTGGAATTGCTGTCTCAAATAAATGTAAAGAAAATAGATGAAAAATTTAGAACTACACTTTTCAAATACTTAACACAAGCTTCTAAAAAAGAAGCTTTTTATGGTTGGGGATATGAAGAGATTTTCATTGACATTGCTGTGGAATTAATTAAAACTAATGACGAAAGAAAAATACTAGAAGCTGCCATAAAATACAATATGAAAGATCAATACGATATTGAAAGATATACGATGGTATTGTATAAAATTATTAAAAAAATAGATGGAGAAGCAGCAGGAAATAACTATTTACAAGAGCACATTTTGCTTCCTGAATTTAGAGAAATTATTGTAAAAGATTTAATTGTTCAAAAAGAGTATAAAAAAGCAAAATCTATTTTATTAGAAGGAATTCAAATCAATAAAGAACAAAGAAGAATTGTTCATAATTGGAAAGAACAATTAGTAGTTATTGCACAAACAGAAAATAATAGAAGTGATATTCTAAAATGGGCAAGAGAATTATATATAAAACACTCTGATCATAAAAAACAGTATTCTGTGCTAAAATCACAATATGCTTCAGAAGATTGGCAAGTTGAAGTAAATGCGTTAATTGTAGCATTAGAAAAAGAATCTCGTAATTCTTCCTCAGAAATTTGTAGAGTTTTAAATATAGAAAATAGAATAGATGACTTGTATAAATACATCATATTCCAAAAAACATCTAATTTTTATTTTCATACACATATTAACTTACTTCAATCTTTTGAATCATCTTTAAAAGAAGAATATAGCGCAGAAATAATACATGAATATACCGAACATGTATATGATAATTTGCAACGTAATACTGGTAGAACTCATTACAAAGACGCTTGTAAAATGATCTTGAAAATCAAAAACCTTAAAGGTGATGTCAAAACTATTGCAGCAAACCTGAGAGATTTGCATAAAAGAAAACCTGCCTTATTAGATGAGTTATCTAAAATATATTTATGA